One part of the Kryptolebias marmoratus isolate JLee-2015 linkage group LG13, ASM164957v2, whole genome shotgun sequence genome encodes these proteins:
- the gltpd2 gene encoding glycolipid transfer protein domain-containing protein 2, translated as MGVKRKAAAAILVLLLLLGSQWLYGGLDYHWDSCLKGYNQVNKVHQLSNSSGPHVAEDPPVFPICPGQNFQVSVLVSHLLAAQAHASDVLLQPYLLSWDELVKFMDSLGPVVSLISNEIETKTSVIRQLALLPEEGPEAEIGPNMHSQTGEKNNLKAKQHSDAYRSVRSMIRAEVDRGVVDFHHQTDSGCRTLLRLHRALLWLKLFLQKLAEMPRAGRLRSPSDLCREAYQSTLAQHHTWLVRRAAELAFIAMPERGFFFRLLCVQDQEELSVMLNRVVTTIGEIYDRTQGALEENGMLDLP; from the exons ATGGGTGTGAAGAGaaaggctgctgctgctatcttggtcctgctgctgctcctcggCTCACAGTGGCTAT ACGGAGGTTTGGATTACCACTGGGATTCTTGTTTGAAAGGTTATAATCAAGTTAACAAG GTCCACCAGCTGTCCAACAGCAGCGGGCCTCACGTGGCCGAGGATCCCCCTGTCTTCCCCATTTGCCCTGGTCAGAACTTCCAGGTGTCGGTGCTGGTCTCCCACCTGCTGGCTGCTCAGGCTCACGCCTCTGACGTTCTGCTGCAGCCATATCTGCTCAGCTGGGATGAGCTTGTGAA GTTCATGGATTCTCTGGGCCCAGTGGTGAGTCTGATATCAAATGAGATAGAAACTAAGACCTCAGTAATCCGCCAGCTGGCCCTGCTGCCTGAGGAGGGCCCTGAAGCAGAGATTGGCCCAAACATGCACTCACAAACTGGAGAAAAGAACAATTTAAAGGCCAAACAGCACTCAGATGCCTACAGGTCTGTGCGCTCAATGATCAGGGCAGAGGTGGATCGAGGCGTGGTTGACTTCCACCACCAGACGGACTCTGGGTGCCGGACTCTCCTGAGGCTGCATCGAGCTCTGCTGTGGCTGAAGCTCTTCTTGCAGAAGCTGGCTGAGATGCCGCGGGCCGGCCGCCTCAGGAGCCCCTCGGATCTCTGCCGAGAGGCCTACCAGAGCACGCTCGCGCAACATCACACCTGGCTGGTCCGCAGAGCTGCCGAGCTGGCCTTCATTGCCATGCCGGAGCGGGGCTTCTTCTTCAGGCTGCTGTGTGTGCAggaccaggaggagctgagcgTGATGTTGAACAGAGTGGTCACGACCATCGGGGAGATTTATGACAGGACACAGGGGGCCTTGGAGGAAAATGGCATGCTGGATTTGCCCTAG
- the atp1b2b gene encoding sodium/potassium-transporting ATPase subunit beta-2b isoform X1, whose product MAKDGNKSEWKEFVWNPRTREFLGRTASSWGLIFLFYLVFYLFLAGLFALTMYIMLQTLDDHKPTWQDRLSTPGLVIRPHADETFEIVYTIQETESWDMFPRALDTFLTPYNDTLQAQKNNECTPDQYFLQEDSGDVKNNPKRSCQFNRTILDACSGLQDRSYGYQDGKPCIIIKLNRVIGLKPGKNGQAPSITCGAKKYKVGKDEWKDDADKIGELAYYPSSGTFNLMYYPYYGKKAQVNYSQPLVAIKFLNITVNEDVNIECKVHADNIPVGSERDKFAGRVSFKLRINSNN is encoded by the exons ATGGCAAAGGATGGAAACAAAAGCGAGTGGAAAGAGTTCGTGTGGAACCCCAGGACCAGGGAGTTTCTGGGCAGAACGGCAAGCAGCTGGG gtcTCATTTTCCTCTTCTACTTAGTTTTCTACCTCTTCCTGGCTGGCCTGTTTGCTCTCACCATGTACATCATGCTGCAGACACTCGATGACCACAAACCAACCTGGCAAGACAGACTCTCCACACCAG GTCTAGTGATTAGGCCTCACGCGGATGAAACCTTTGAGATTGTCTACACAATCCAGGAGACCGAGAGCTGGGACATGTTCCCTCGGGCGCTGGACACGTTTCTCACAC CCTACAACGACACCCTCCAGGCCCAGAAAAATAACGAGTGCACCCCTGACCAGTACTTTCTGCAGGAGGACAGCGGCGACGTGAAGAACAACCCGAAGCGCTCCTGTCAGTTCAACCGCACCATTCTCGACGCATGCTCTGGACTCCAGGACCGTTCCTATGGATACCAGGACGGCAAGCCATGCATCATCATCAAGCTGAATCGG GTGATTGGATTAAAGCCAGGAAAAAATGGACAGGCTCCGTCTATCACCTGTGGTGCGAAG AAATACAAAGTTGGCAAAGATGAATGG AAAGATGACGCTGACAAAATTGGGGAGTTGGCCTACTACCCTTCAAGTGGCACTTTCAACCTGATGTATTACCCTTACTATGGCAAGAAAGCTCAG GTGAACTACTCTCAGCCTTTGGTTGCGATCAAGTTCCTAAACATCACGGTCAACGAAGACGTCAACATCGAGTGCAAGGTCCACGCTGACAACATTCCCGTCGGCAGTGAAAGAGACAAGTTTGCTGGGAGAGTGTCGTTCAAGCTGAGGATCAACAGCAACAACTAG
- the atp1b2b gene encoding sodium/potassium-transporting ATPase subunit beta-2b isoform X2, with amino-acid sequence MAKDGNKSEWKEFVWNPRTREFLGRTASSWGLIFLFYLVFYLFLAGLFALTMYIMLQTLDDHKPTWQDRLSTPGLVIRPHADETFEIVYTIQETESWDMFPRALDTFLTPYNDTLQAQKNNECTPDQYFLQEDSGDVKNNPKRSCQFNRTILDACSGLQDRSYGYQDGKPCIIIKLNRVIGLKPGKNGQAPSITCGAKKDDADKIGELAYYPSSGTFNLMYYPYYGKKAQVNYSQPLVAIKFLNITVNEDVNIECKVHADNIPVGSERDKFAGRVSFKLRINSNN; translated from the exons ATGGCAAAGGATGGAAACAAAAGCGAGTGGAAAGAGTTCGTGTGGAACCCCAGGACCAGGGAGTTTCTGGGCAGAACGGCAAGCAGCTGGG gtcTCATTTTCCTCTTCTACTTAGTTTTCTACCTCTTCCTGGCTGGCCTGTTTGCTCTCACCATGTACATCATGCTGCAGACACTCGATGACCACAAACCAACCTGGCAAGACAGACTCTCCACACCAG GTCTAGTGATTAGGCCTCACGCGGATGAAACCTTTGAGATTGTCTACACAATCCAGGAGACCGAGAGCTGGGACATGTTCCCTCGGGCGCTGGACACGTTTCTCACAC CCTACAACGACACCCTCCAGGCCCAGAAAAATAACGAGTGCACCCCTGACCAGTACTTTCTGCAGGAGGACAGCGGCGACGTGAAGAACAACCCGAAGCGCTCCTGTCAGTTCAACCGCACCATTCTCGACGCATGCTCTGGACTCCAGGACCGTTCCTATGGATACCAGGACGGCAAGCCATGCATCATCATCAAGCTGAATCGG GTGATTGGATTAAAGCCAGGAAAAAATGGACAGGCTCCGTCTATCACCTGTGGTGCGAAG AAAGATGACGCTGACAAAATTGGGGAGTTGGCCTACTACCCTTCAAGTGGCACTTTCAACCTGATGTATTACCCTTACTATGGCAAGAAAGCTCAG GTGAACTACTCTCAGCCTTTGGTTGCGATCAAGTTCCTAAACATCACGGTCAACGAAGACGTCAACATCGAGTGCAAGGTCCACGCTGACAACATTCCCGTCGGCAGTGAAAGAGACAAGTTTGCTGGGAGAGTGTCGTTCAAGCTGAGGATCAACAGCAACAACTAG
- the LOC108248274 gene encoding neuronal tyrosine-phosphorylated phosphoinositide-3-kinase adapter 1 isoform X2 codes for MSSGSAQDVAVEHFLRDIERRSKRLHCAVIGCEEARSRSDMNLLYRKSRLDWRQRDQEGGKKSSTQNDPSATVGKVRDLASFRRHFRMGFMTMPASQDLSPHTCASAMAPRSQSCHAVGAGDVSLENGDYSDTQSQHGGRCPPAKPKRHPSTRLSSSSDSRAPPETPTPPPTTHSQAKHSEKKNAMKKSDSGEIGAKKVPPLKPKRSPSTQLTFDPLPPRVPPPATSMPFQAADSQIQAGDGEDEPVYIEMVGQVFTRESQTATPHPVTPVATTPDSDSDQSEAIYEEMKYPHQEDRESQRHLPPKHEKLKSSKHYHVTSSSSSSSSSLPRPSSSSPSYSKPKATVSISHSSPLPSSASSTPVPQVLSTSPHTPRAPTPYLLQGSKSEAESNTKIPAPFPNLLQHRPPLLAFPQPAAASSGVGVQNKASSSTKTQTSSTATQATTSASSSASSNVLSSLSGSKESSGGSASQQDKHSRDSQLGPAPGLRARSHSTPLPPSSKSTSPFSHHHHHPHHRPSHYHHYRKPDRGDSPAPTKSGSQTSSQATVQTQTSSSGKEGKSVSFLLKSDKERDKDRDRDRDRERDRTRDKDKERDRDKEKDKDRDRDRDRDKDRERDRDRDRDRDGGPHSLPIDSTTTSSSQTPQSSTSSTPTPLSSSQRPHSRPHLRSHTPHGLPAYKPPSSDSPLLWTYPSGGFRRPPAYESLRGSSQTPSLQQPLSLTGVGEGTSKNSGGSSSHSKVGFMPWDSSGSLGADEGSYWPMQRKLSFSHGSRDSERDEGRSWNGSADALLRMDKEDLGMGSRGSHSGIPVHFSGASSRALGHSESLAGVDSSSGFRALPRAGLPLPCQTFPACRNGEVGRLGRSSSAAGVRQVGVGDVQRQSSLPAREALNQLQGLGPTQTPCSPSAPSVSRQQQQLQLHQQQLHLKQQLQQLQQQHHLQLQFQQLAQLAQGQPPAGGGATPSATQTQRDGKLLEVIERKRCLCKEIKAHRRPDKSLCKQDSMPILPSWRRTPEPRNSGTPPCQRPQAVVWDTAI; via the exons TTCCACCCAGAACGACCCCTCAGCCACTGTTGGGAAAGTCAGAGACCTGGCTTCATTCCGACGGCACTTTCGGATGGGTTTCATGACGATGCCCGCCTCCCAGGACCTGTCTCCTCACACGTGTGCCTCTGCCATGGCGCCGCGCTCGCAGTCCTGCCACGCCGTCGGTGCGGGGGACGTGAGCCTGGAGAACGGAGATTACTCTGACACTCAGTCGCAGCATGGTGGTCGCTGCCCCCCAGCCAAACCCAAACGTCATCCGAGCACTCGCCTCAGCTCCTCGTCTGACAGCAGGGCACCTCCTGAGACTCCAACACCCCCTCCCACCACTCACTCGCAGGCCAAACactcagagaagaaaaatg CCATGAAGAAATCCGACTCTGGGGAGATTGGAGCAAAGAAGGTGCCTCCTTTAAAGCCCAAACGAAGTCCCAGCACCCAGCTCACCTTTGACCCTCTTCCTCCACGTGTGCCTCCTCCTGCCACATCCATGCCATTCCAGGCAGCAGACTCTCAGATTCAGGCAGGAGATGGGGAGGATGAGCCGGTCTACATAGAAATGGTGGGCCAAGTGTTCACCAGAGAGAGCCAGACGGCCACGCCCCACCCGGTCACCCCTGTGGCCACCACGCCGGACTCTGACTCGGACCAGAGCGAGGCAATCTATGAGGAGATGAAATACCCGCATCAGGAGGACAGAGAGTCCCAGAGACATCTCCCTCCTAAACACGAGAAACTGAAAAGCTCCAAACACTACCATGtaacctcttcctcctccagcagttcctcctctctgccacgaccctcctcttcttctccctcttACTCCAAACCTAAAGCGACAGTCTCCATCTCTCACTCATCTCCTCTGccttcctctgcctcctccaccCCTGTACCACAGGTCCTCTCCACCAGTCCCCACACCCCACGAGCTCCTACTCCCTATCTGCTGCAAGGGAGTAAATCTGAGGCAGAGTCCAACACGAAGATCCCAGCCCCCTTCCCCAATCTTCTGCAGCACCGGCCCCCGCTGCTCGCCTTCCCTCAGCCTGCAGCTGCCTCCAGTGGGGTCGGAGTGCAAAACAAAGCTTCCTCTTCCACTAAAACTCAAACATCCAGCACAGCAACTCAAGCCAccacctctgcctcctcctcggCTTCTTCTAATGTTCTCTCGTCACTGTCAGGGTCCAAGGAGTCCTCTGGGGGAAGTGCTAGCCAACaggacaaacacagcagagactCCCAGTTAGGCCCCGCTCCCGGACTGAGAGCCAGGAGTCACTCCACACCTCTACCTCCCTCCTCCAAATCCACCTCCCCTTTCTCCCATCACCATCACCACCCTCACCATCGTCCCTCGCACTACCATCACTATCGCAAGCCGGACAGAGGAGACTCCCCCGCTCCGACCAAGAGCGGCTCTCAGACGTCCAGCCAGGCCACAGTTCAGACCCAGACCTCAAGCTCAGGCAAGGAGGGAAAGTCTGTCAGCTTCCTGCTGAAGTCTGATAAAGAGAGGGACAAAGACAGGGACAGGGATCGAGACAGGGAAAGGGACAGGACTAGAGACAAGGACAAGGAGcgagacagagacaaagagaaggaCAAGGACCGAGATAGAGATAGGGACAGAGATAAGGACAGAGAAAGAGATCGGGATCGGGATCGGGATCGGGACGGAGGGCCACACTCTTTACCGATTGATAGCACGACCACTTCGAGCAGCCAAACGCCTCAAAGCAGCACCAGCTCAACCCCTACGCCACTGTCGTCATCCCAGCGTCCTCATTCCCGCCCACATCTCCGCTCTCACACTCCTCACGGCCTGCCAGCCTACAAGCCTCCCTCCTCAGACAGCCCGTTGCTCTGGACCTACCCATCGGGTGGCTTCCGGAGGCCGCCGGCATACGAGAGCCTGAGAGGCAGCTCTCAGACTCCGTCTCTGCAACAGCCTTTGAGTCTTACTGGTGTCGGTGAGGGGACGTCCAAAAACAGCGGAGGGTCTTCGTCACATTCAAAGGTTGGGTTCATGCCCTGGGACAGCAGTGGCAGTTTGGGCGCAGACGAGGGGTCTTACTGGCCTATGCAGAGAAAACTGTCCTTCAGCCACGGGAGCAGAGACTCAGAGA GAGACGAAGGACGGTCCTGGAACGGGAGCGCCGATGCTCTGCTGAGGATGGATAAGGAGGACCTCGGAATGGGCTCTCGAGGAAGTCACTCGGGCATCCCGGTTCACTTCAGTGGTGCCTCCAGCAGGGCCCTCGGTCACAGCGAGTCTTTGGCAGGTGTGGACAGCAgctcagggtttagagctctgCCCAGAGCAGGCCTGCCTCTTCCCTGCCAGACTTTTCCTGCCTGTCGCAACGGAG AAGTGGGGCGGCTGGGCCGCTCCTCCTCGGCTGCTGGAGTGAGACAGGTGGGTGTCGGAGACGTCCAGAGACAGAGCAGTCTACCGGCACGAGAAGCCCTGAATCAG CTGCAAGGTCTGGGTCCAACCCAAACCCCCTGCAGTCCCAGCGCTCCCAGCGTGTctcggcagcagcagcagcttcagctccaccagcagcagctgcatttaaagcagcagctccagcagctccagcagcagcaccacctACAGCTGCAGTTCCAACAGCTCGCCCAGCTGGCACAGGGACAGCCCCCTGCCGGCGGGGGTGCCACGCCGTCCGCCACTCAGACCCAGAGAGACGGCAAGCTGCTGGAGGTCATCGAGCGCAAGCGCTGTCTGTGCAAGGAGATCAAGGCTCACAGGCGGCCTGACAAAAGCCTGTGCAAGCAGGACAGCATGCCCATCCTGCCAAGCTGGAGACGGACACCTGAGCCTAGAAATTCTGGCACCCCACCCTGTCAAAGGCCGCAGGCCGTGGTGTGGGACACAGCAATCTGA
- the LOC108248274 gene encoding neuronal tyrosine-phosphorylated phosphoinositide-3-kinase adapter 1 isoform X1: MFQVFQFHCLTHRRAACGKHLGFSRVFSCTMSSGSAQDVAVEHFLRDIERRSKRLHCAVIGCEEARSRSDMNLLYRKSRLDWRQRDQEGGKKSSTQNDPSATVGKVRDLASFRRHFRMGFMTMPASQDLSPHTCASAMAPRSQSCHAVGAGDVSLENGDYSDTQSQHGGRCPPAKPKRHPSTRLSSSSDSRAPPETPTPPPTTHSQAKHSEKKNAMKKSDSGEIGAKKVPPLKPKRSPSTQLTFDPLPPRVPPPATSMPFQAADSQIQAGDGEDEPVYIEMVGQVFTRESQTATPHPVTPVATTPDSDSDQSEAIYEEMKYPHQEDRESQRHLPPKHEKLKSSKHYHVTSSSSSSSSSLPRPSSSSPSYSKPKATVSISHSSPLPSSASSTPVPQVLSTSPHTPRAPTPYLLQGSKSEAESNTKIPAPFPNLLQHRPPLLAFPQPAAASSGVGVQNKASSSTKTQTSSTATQATTSASSSASSNVLSSLSGSKESSGGSASQQDKHSRDSQLGPAPGLRARSHSTPLPPSSKSTSPFSHHHHHPHHRPSHYHHYRKPDRGDSPAPTKSGSQTSSQATVQTQTSSSGKEGKSVSFLLKSDKERDKDRDRDRDRERDRTRDKDKERDRDKEKDKDRDRDRDRDKDRERDRDRDRDRDGGPHSLPIDSTTTSSSQTPQSSTSSTPTPLSSSQRPHSRPHLRSHTPHGLPAYKPPSSDSPLLWTYPSGGFRRPPAYESLRGSSQTPSLQQPLSLTGVGEGTSKNSGGSSSHSKVGFMPWDSSGSLGADEGSYWPMQRKLSFSHGSRDSERDEGRSWNGSADALLRMDKEDLGMGSRGSHSGIPVHFSGASSRALGHSESLAGVDSSSGFRALPRAGLPLPCQTFPACRNGEVGRLGRSSSAAGVRQVGVGDVQRQSSLPAREALNQLQGLGPTQTPCSPSAPSVSRQQQQLQLHQQQLHLKQQLQQLQQQHHLQLQFQQLAQLAQGQPPAGGGATPSATQTQRDGKLLEVIERKRCLCKEIKAHRRPDKSLCKQDSMPILPSWRRTPEPRNSGTPPCQRPQAVVWDTAI, encoded by the exons TTCCACCCAGAACGACCCCTCAGCCACTGTTGGGAAAGTCAGAGACCTGGCTTCATTCCGACGGCACTTTCGGATGGGTTTCATGACGATGCCCGCCTCCCAGGACCTGTCTCCTCACACGTGTGCCTCTGCCATGGCGCCGCGCTCGCAGTCCTGCCACGCCGTCGGTGCGGGGGACGTGAGCCTGGAGAACGGAGATTACTCTGACACTCAGTCGCAGCATGGTGGTCGCTGCCCCCCAGCCAAACCCAAACGTCATCCGAGCACTCGCCTCAGCTCCTCGTCTGACAGCAGGGCACCTCCTGAGACTCCAACACCCCCTCCCACCACTCACTCGCAGGCCAAACactcagagaagaaaaatg CCATGAAGAAATCCGACTCTGGGGAGATTGGAGCAAAGAAGGTGCCTCCTTTAAAGCCCAAACGAAGTCCCAGCACCCAGCTCACCTTTGACCCTCTTCCTCCACGTGTGCCTCCTCCTGCCACATCCATGCCATTCCAGGCAGCAGACTCTCAGATTCAGGCAGGAGATGGGGAGGATGAGCCGGTCTACATAGAAATGGTGGGCCAAGTGTTCACCAGAGAGAGCCAGACGGCCACGCCCCACCCGGTCACCCCTGTGGCCACCACGCCGGACTCTGACTCGGACCAGAGCGAGGCAATCTATGAGGAGATGAAATACCCGCATCAGGAGGACAGAGAGTCCCAGAGACATCTCCCTCCTAAACACGAGAAACTGAAAAGCTCCAAACACTACCATGtaacctcttcctcctccagcagttcctcctctctgccacgaccctcctcttcttctccctcttACTCCAAACCTAAAGCGACAGTCTCCATCTCTCACTCATCTCCTCTGccttcctctgcctcctccaccCCTGTACCACAGGTCCTCTCCACCAGTCCCCACACCCCACGAGCTCCTACTCCCTATCTGCTGCAAGGGAGTAAATCTGAGGCAGAGTCCAACACGAAGATCCCAGCCCCCTTCCCCAATCTTCTGCAGCACCGGCCCCCGCTGCTCGCCTTCCCTCAGCCTGCAGCTGCCTCCAGTGGGGTCGGAGTGCAAAACAAAGCTTCCTCTTCCACTAAAACTCAAACATCCAGCACAGCAACTCAAGCCAccacctctgcctcctcctcggCTTCTTCTAATGTTCTCTCGTCACTGTCAGGGTCCAAGGAGTCCTCTGGGGGAAGTGCTAGCCAACaggacaaacacagcagagactCCCAGTTAGGCCCCGCTCCCGGACTGAGAGCCAGGAGTCACTCCACACCTCTACCTCCCTCCTCCAAATCCACCTCCCCTTTCTCCCATCACCATCACCACCCTCACCATCGTCCCTCGCACTACCATCACTATCGCAAGCCGGACAGAGGAGACTCCCCCGCTCCGACCAAGAGCGGCTCTCAGACGTCCAGCCAGGCCACAGTTCAGACCCAGACCTCAAGCTCAGGCAAGGAGGGAAAGTCTGTCAGCTTCCTGCTGAAGTCTGATAAAGAGAGGGACAAAGACAGGGACAGGGATCGAGACAGGGAAAGGGACAGGACTAGAGACAAGGACAAGGAGcgagacagagacaaagagaaggaCAAGGACCGAGATAGAGATAGGGACAGAGATAAGGACAGAGAAAGAGATCGGGATCGGGATCGGGATCGGGACGGAGGGCCACACTCTTTACCGATTGATAGCACGACCACTTCGAGCAGCCAAACGCCTCAAAGCAGCACCAGCTCAACCCCTACGCCACTGTCGTCATCCCAGCGTCCTCATTCCCGCCCACATCTCCGCTCTCACACTCCTCACGGCCTGCCAGCCTACAAGCCTCCCTCCTCAGACAGCCCGTTGCTCTGGACCTACCCATCGGGTGGCTTCCGGAGGCCGCCGGCATACGAGAGCCTGAGAGGCAGCTCTCAGACTCCGTCTCTGCAACAGCCTTTGAGTCTTACTGGTGTCGGTGAGGGGACGTCCAAAAACAGCGGAGGGTCTTCGTCACATTCAAAGGTTGGGTTCATGCCCTGGGACAGCAGTGGCAGTTTGGGCGCAGACGAGGGGTCTTACTGGCCTATGCAGAGAAAACTGTCCTTCAGCCACGGGAGCAGAGACTCAGAGA GAGACGAAGGACGGTCCTGGAACGGGAGCGCCGATGCTCTGCTGAGGATGGATAAGGAGGACCTCGGAATGGGCTCTCGAGGAAGTCACTCGGGCATCCCGGTTCACTTCAGTGGTGCCTCCAGCAGGGCCCTCGGTCACAGCGAGTCTTTGGCAGGTGTGGACAGCAgctcagggtttagagctctgCCCAGAGCAGGCCTGCCTCTTCCCTGCCAGACTTTTCCTGCCTGTCGCAACGGAG AAGTGGGGCGGCTGGGCCGCTCCTCCTCGGCTGCTGGAGTGAGACAGGTGGGTGTCGGAGACGTCCAGAGACAGAGCAGTCTACCGGCACGAGAAGCCCTGAATCAG CTGCAAGGTCTGGGTCCAACCCAAACCCCCTGCAGTCCCAGCGCTCCCAGCGTGTctcggcagcagcagcagcttcagctccaccagcagcagctgcatttaaagcagcagctccagcagctccagcagcagcaccacctACAGCTGCAGTTCCAACAGCTCGCCCAGCTGGCACAGGGACAGCCCCCTGCCGGCGGGGGTGCCACGCCGTCCGCCACTCAGACCCAGAGAGACGGCAAGCTGCTGGAGGTCATCGAGCGCAAGCGCTGTCTGTGCAAGGAGATCAAGGCTCACAGGCGGCCTGACAAAAGCCTGTGCAAGCAGGACAGCATGCCCATCCTGCCAAGCTGGAGACGGACACCTGAGCCTAGAAATTCTGGCACCCCACCCTGTCAAAGGCCGCAGGCCGTGGTGTGGGACACAGCAATCTGA